A single region of the Denticeps clupeoides chromosome 18, fDenClu1.1, whole genome shotgun sequence genome encodes:
- the pcdh10b gene encoding protocadherin-10b isoform X2, whose translation MIVVWILLCLADGVASQIRYSVPEEAEHGTFVGNIAEDLGLDLTKLASRRFQTVPSSRTPYLDVNLETGVLYVNEKIDRERICKHLSATCLLHLEVFLESPLELFRVEIEVVDINDNPPAFPETDITVEISESATPGTRFPLESAFDPDVGSNALRTYDITTNNFFYLDVQTQSDGNKFAELVLEKPLDREQQAVHRYVLTAVDGGQPPRTGTALLVVRVLDSNDNVPVFDLPVYSVSLAENAPQGALVIQLNATDLDEGANGEVVYSFSNHISGRAKELFDVDARTGRVEVRGDVDFEESSLFQIYVQAKDMGPNAVPAHCKVLVKVLDVNDNAPEITFSTVTESVSENAAPGTVIALLSATDKDSEENGQIHVEILGDVPFKLKTSFRSYYTIVTDGPLNRETADSYTVTVVARDKGDPSLATSKSIKVQVSDENDNAPAFTQPVYDVYVTENNVPGAYIHAVSALDPDVGRNAHLNYTILECDIQGMSVKTYVSINNESGALYALRSFDYEQLKDFSFTVQATDGGTPELSSNATVNVIVVDQNDNAPSVIAPLGRNGTAREPLPRSAEPGYLVARVVAMDADDGENARLSYSIQKGNENGVFRMDWRTGELRTARRVSAKRDAQQLYDLLIEVRDHGQPPLSSSASVVVTLVDSVAEGREGERVGGGGGKAKDASLDLTLILIIALGSVSFIFLLAMIVLAVRCQKDKKLSLHGACAAGGSCCCGRQARAARKKKKKLSKSDIMLVQSAHSAAAAAAAAAAGSSVSVSGAAQVPVEESGGFGSSLHASQNYCYQVCLTPESAKTDLMFLKACGPSRAGDAEHGTGYGDQQQPDIISNGSILSGENKHQRSELSYLVDRPRRVNSSAFQEADIVSSKDSGHGDSEQGDSDHDATHRGGHSSGADLFSNCTEECKALGHSDRCWMPTFVPTDGRQGADYRSNLHVPGMDSVPDTERRKGFASSFRVDIPETA comes from the exons atgaTTGTGGTCTGGATCCTGCTGTGTCTCGCGGATGGCGTTGCGTCGCAGATCCGTTACTCCGTACCCGAGGAGGCAGAGCACGGCACTTTCGTGGGGAATATCGCGGAGGACCTGGGCTTGGACCTCACCAAGCTCGCGTCACGCCGCTTCCAGACTGTGCCCAGCTCGCGGACGCCGTACCTGGACGTGAACCTGGAGACCGGCGTGCTCTACGTGAACGAGAAGATCGACCGCGAGCGCATCTGCAAGCACCTGAGTGCCACCTGCCTGCTGCACCTCGAGGTGTTCCTGGAGAGCCCGCTGGAGCTCTTTCGCGTGGAGATCGAGGTCGTGGACATTAACGACAACCCGCCCGCCTTCCCGGAGACCGACATCACGGTGGAGATCTCGGAGAGCGCCACCCCGGGCACCCGCTTCCCGCTGGAGAGCGCGTTCGACCCCGACGTCGGCAGCAACGCGCTGCGCACCTACGACATCACCACCAACAACTTCTTCTACCTGGACGTGCAGACGCAGAGCGACGGGAACAAGTTCGCGGAGCTCGTGCTGGAGAAGCCGCTGGACCGCGAGCAGCAGGCGGTCCACAGGTACGTGCTGACCGCGGTGGACGGCGGCCAGCCCCCCCGGACCGGCACGGCGCTGCTGGTGGTCCGAGTGCTGGACTCCAACGACAACGTGCCCGTGTTCGACCTGCCGGTGTACTCGGTGAGCCTCGCCGAGAACGCGCCCCAGGGCGCGCTGGTCATCCAGCTCAACGCCACCGACCTGGACGAGGGTGCGAACGGGGAGGTGGTCTACTCGTTCAGCAACCACATCTCCGGCCGAGCGAAGGAGCTGTTCGACGTGGACGCCCGCACCGGCCGCGTGGAGGTGCGCGGGGACGTGGACTTCGAGGAGAGCAGCCTGTTCCAGATCTACGTGCAGGCGAAGGACATGGGTCCGAACGCGGTGCCGGCGCACTGCAAGGTCCTGGTGAAGGTGctggacgtgaacgacaacgcgccgGAGATCACCTTCAGCACGGTGACCGAGTCCGTGAGCGAGAACGCCGCCCCGGGCACCGTGATCGCGCTGCTCAGCGCCACGGACAAGGACTCGGAGGAGAACGGGCAGATCCACGTGGAGATCCTGGGCGACGTGCCGTTCAAGCTCAAGACCTCCTTCCGGAGCTACTACACCATCGTGACGGACGGGCCGCTGAACCGGGAGACGGCGGACTCGTACACGGTGACGGTGGTGGCGCGGGACAAGGGCGACCCGTCCCTCGCCACGAGCAAGTCCATCAAGGTCCAGGTGTCCGACGAGAACGACAACGCGCCCGCGTTCACGCAGCCCGTGTACGACGTGTACGTGACCGAGAACAACGTGCCCGGGGCTTACATCCACGCCGTGAGCGCGCTCGACCCCGACGTCGGACGCAACGCGCACCTCAACTACACCATCCTGGAGTGCGACATCCAGGGCATGTCGGTGAAGACCTACGTGTCCATCAACAACGAGAGCGGAGCCCTTTACGCGCTGCGCTCCTTCGACTACGAGCAGCTGAAGGACTTCAGCTTCACGGTCCAGGCGACGGACGGTGGCACCCCGGAGCTGTCCTCCAACGCCACCGTCAACGTCATCGTCGTGGACCAGAACGACAACGCGCCCTCCGTGATCGCGCCCCTGGGCAGAAACGGCACGGCGCGGGAGCCGCTGCCGCGCTCGGCCGAACCGGGCTACCTGGTGGCGCGCGTGGTGGCCATGGACGCGGACGACGGCGAGAACGCGCGCCTGTCCTACAGCATCCAGAAGGGGAACGAGAACGGCGTGTTCCGGATGGACTGGCGCACGGGCGAGCTGCGCACGGCGCGCAGGGTGTCCGCCAAGCGGGACGCGCAGCAGCTGTACGACCTGTTGATCGAGGTGAGGGACCACGGCCAGCCGCCCCTGTCGTCGAGCGCGAGCGTGGTGGTGACGCTGGTGGACAGCGTGGCGGAGGGGCGCGAGGGGGAGCgcgtcggcggcggcggcgggaagGCAAAGGACGCGAGCCTGGACCTGAccctcatcctcatcatcgcCCTGGGCTCGgtctccttcatcttcctcctggCCATGATCGTGCTGGCGGTGCGCTGCCAGAAGGACAAGAAGCTCAGCCTGCACGGCGCATGCGCGGCCGGCGGCTCCTGCTGCTGCGGCCGCCAGGCGCGGGCCGCgcgcaagaagaagaagaagctcaGCAAGTCGGACATCATGCTGGTGCAGAGCGCGCActcggccgccgccgccgccgcagccgcaGCCGCCGGTTCGAGCGTCAGCGTCAGCGGCGCCGCCCAGGTGCCCGTCGAGGAGTCCGGCGGCTTCGGCTCCTCGCTGCACGCCAGCCAGAACTACTGCTACCAGGTGTGCCTGACCCCGGAGTCGGCCAAGACCGACCTGATGTTCCTCAAGGCCTGCGGGCCGTCGCGCGCCGGCGACGCCGAGCACGGAACCGGCTACGGGGACCAGCAGCAGCCCGACATCATATCCAACGGCAGCATCCTGTCCGGAGAG AACAAACACCAGCGCTCGGAGCTCAGCTACCTGGTGGACAGACCCAGGCGCGTGAACAG CTCGGCCTTCCAGGAGGCGGACATCGTCAGTTCAAAAGACAGCGGTCACGGGGACAGCGAGCAGGGGGACAGTGACCACGACGCCACGCACCGAGGGGGACACTCTTCAG